One genomic region from bacterium encodes:
- a CDS encoding FlgD immunoglobulin-like domain containing protein encodes MRRLCVILVLLVQAALLAAQTRTLQRRYVPIIIKGAVLPLASFNSTEWRAFKYAQGRWQAVPFQTDQVINGKYHHPWSGGLIDTDDELVFMPQDLGDQAVAKWYDDPTGRSATRLEFEFYDQLDPARKGWIYLYKSSQPAPAGYHNHIDAPTGTAADTIVTPFYKLGHNRDGWIDYVALAANPKLDLIDRLKLRFAGKATLIPGLGNYAATEDTLNKGECSPWPAPIRLMRDQRSKLAIPQLGFENIGIDYQLTYYPASMTLGVTDAQLQSESITVLAGVKTLRQSLDLAPAAAGMKFYSEINRSGVAIDGAADAIDATLKTQTGLHWAMASGQQGTLLLILEMPAIKGGSTKLYYRDSQAGGTNDDTPESGDMKSYGDMGLWAQATGTSSIATSKITMGFSMYMLPERSRDALFADSLFIWVKQPPGVSIIEQIAPPLGVVVEGQQPQGFALSPAWPNPVTWTAGGVQWRMTAPQRVGQVEVRIYNALGQLVRRWSTTAGDRSTVVTWDLRDESGFVAAPGCYYLQVRANGRSATRTLQVLR; translated from the coding sequence ATGAGAAGACTGTGTGTTATCCTGGTGTTGCTGGTGCAGGCCGCCTTGCTTGCGGCACAGACTCGTACCCTGCAGCGCCGTTATGTGCCGATCATCATCAAGGGAGCGGTGTTGCCCCTGGCCAGTTTCAACTCGACGGAGTGGCGCGCTTTCAAATATGCCCAAGGCCGCTGGCAGGCGGTGCCCTTTCAGACCGACCAGGTGATCAACGGCAAATATCATCATCCCTGGAGCGGCGGCCTCATTGACACGGATGACGAACTGGTTTTTATGCCCCAGGACCTCGGCGATCAGGCGGTAGCGAAATGGTACGACGATCCCACCGGGCGTTCCGCCACGCGTCTCGAGTTCGAGTTTTACGACCAGCTCGATCCGGCGCGGAAGGGCTGGATCTATCTCTACAAAAGCAGCCAGCCGGCGCCTGCGGGCTACCACAACCACATCGACGCCCCCACCGGGACCGCCGCCGACACGATCGTCACACCGTTCTACAAACTCGGCCATAATCGCGATGGCTGGATCGATTATGTCGCGCTGGCCGCCAATCCCAAACTCGACCTGATCGACCGGCTCAAGCTGCGCTTTGCCGGCAAGGCCACCCTCATCCCCGGTTTAGGCAATTACGCGGCCACCGAGGACACCCTGAACAAGGGGGAGTGCAGCCCCTGGCCGGCGCCGATCCGATTGATGCGCGATCAGCGTTCCAAGCTCGCCATTCCACAGCTTGGTTTCGAGAATATCGGTATCGATTACCAACTCACCTATTACCCAGCATCGATGACCCTGGGCGTCACGGATGCCCAGCTTCAAAGTGAAAGCATTACGGTTCTAGCTGGAGTCAAGACCCTGCGCCAGTCTCTTGATCTGGCACCGGCGGCGGCCGGGATGAAGTTTTACTCCGAGATCAACCGCAGCGGAGTGGCCATCGATGGCGCCGCCGATGCCATCGATGCCACCCTGAAGACCCAGACCGGGTTGCATTGGGCCATGGCCAGCGGCCAGCAGGGAACTCTCTTGCTGATTCTCGAGATGCCGGCAATCAAGGGCGGCTCGACCAAACTTTATTACCGCGACAGCCAGGCCGGGGGGACCAACGACGACACCCCGGAGAGCGGCGACATGAAATCCTATGGCGATATGGGCTTGTGGGCTCAGGCTACAGGGACCTCATCGATTGCGACCAGCAAGATCACCATGGGATTCAGCATGTATATGCTCCCCGAGCGCAGCCGCGACGCCCTCTTTGCCGACTCGCTCTTTATCTGGGTCAAACAGCCACCCGGGGTGAGTATCATCGAGCAGATTGCACCGCCGCTGGGTGTGGTTGTCGAGGGACAGCAGCCGCAGGGATTTGCGCTTAGTCCCGCCTGGCCCAATCCGGTCACGTGGACGGCGGGGGGTGTGCAATGGCGAATGACGGCGCCGCAGAGGGTGGGTCAGGTCGAGGTGCGGATCTATAACGCCCTCGGCCAGCTTGTACGCCGCTGGTCCACGACGGCGGGAGACCGCAGCACCGTGGTGACCTGGGATCTTCGCGATGAGAGCGGCTTTGTCGCGGCGCCGGGCTGCTATTATCTGCAAGTGCGGGCGAACGGGAGATCGGCGACGCGGACCCTTCAGGTGCTGCGCTGA